One segment of Macrotis lagotis isolate mMagLag1 chromosome 1, bilby.v1.9.chrom.fasta, whole genome shotgun sequence DNA contains the following:
- the LOC141512879 gene encoding hereditary hemochromatosis protein homolog, translating into MINWRRGKGSFFSWLLILVLFSLWGIQTAYHKHEMKFIAVGTSRTLLDLTSLSIIDDIQWISYHKSSHQIVVKEAWISEALGMDLIEEIKHLLMDHEGNFQFAIHLLIRNETKTERNHTLQIRFDCELDGDIQLSSLVKYGLDGEDLIQIEGLQGKWMVLNPRGHSFIYIVESSFWTEARKLYNERYCIGFMKKILWKSNMKKNLPPEVYVSRQDFPSGTITFSCTATGFYPQSILLHWKMDIDGALQGKESSTGTLPNSDDTFYVRISLEIQPGDPGRGYACVVNHSQLDKTAVYSVPDKSPKGNLWAVALSIILAAILVISCFVVFTKWKKKNSGTTSQT; encoded by the exons CTTATCACAAGCATGAAATGAAATTCATTGCAGTGGGCACTTCCCGGACTCTCTTGGACCTCACTTCTCTTAGCATCATTGATGACATTCAGTGGATTTCTTATCACAAATCAAGTCATCAGATTGTTGTGAAGGAAGCCTGGATTTCTGAGGCCCTGGGCATGGACTTAATTGAGGAGATTAAACATTTGCTGATGGACCACGAGGGAAATTTCCAGTTTGCTATTCATCTCTTGATAAGAAATGAAACCAAAACTGAGA GGAATCACACATTGCAGATTCGTTTTGATTGTGAATTAGATGGAGATATCCAGCTGAGTAGCCTTGTAAAGTATGGCTTAGATGGAGAAGATTTGATTCAGATAGAGGGGCTACAAGGAAAATGGATGGTTCTGAACCCTAGGGGTCATAGCTTCATATACATTGTGGAAAGTTCTTTCTGGACTGAAGCAAGAAAACTTTATAATGAGAGATACTGTATTGGAttcatgaagaaaattctttggaaatcaaacatgaaaaagaatt TACCACCAGAGGTGTATGTGTCTCGCCAAGATTTCCCCAGTGGCACTATCACCTTCTCCTGTACAGCCACAGGCTTCTACCCACAATCCATCTTGCTTCACTGGAAGATGGACATTGATGGTGCTTTACAGGGAAAAGAGAGTTCGACTGGCACCCTACCTAATTCTGATGACACCTTCTATGTCAGAATCTCTCTGGAGATCCAGCCAGGAGATCCAGGGAGAGGTTATGCTTGTGTGGTGAATCACAGTCAGCTGGACAAAACAGCTGTGTACTCAG TTCCTGATAAGTCACCCAAGGGGAATTTGTGGGCTGTTGCCTTGAGTATCATTCTAGCAGCCATCCTGGTTATTAGCTGTTTTGTGGTTTTCaccaaatggaagaagaaaaactcAG ggACAACTTCACAAACTTAA